The following proteins are encoded in a genomic region of Neurospora crassa OR74A linkage group VI, whole genome shotgun sequence:
- a CDS encoding hexokinase-1, whose protein sequence is MASLKLLIINALKSLSRGRSFLQALLALWISPKSNPNKLKKIKVFRRTREEFLKEAKKLLLGPIGSNHFIKNSGPTPDDPLLLLSKKLEAQFRQGLQTSPACMLPSYNHQLPGGHESGQYLAVDIGGSTLRVGVVDLKGRQTTDDDDSTIVHMDSYKIDRNVRLLRGAFFFKWMARKVETSLKKAIDAGHISKAEYELGNPMPMGLAWSFPLEQTSPNGGNICPMGKSFLACDGLMGQDLGATCNKILQELRVNVEVVSIVNDSNATLLSSAYSSPSARFGLILGTGVNIAAHLPVNLIGKSKFGERPDSWYEQASHVMVNTELGMFGRDILPLTRWDKILKAGHERPDFQPLEHLVSGYYLGEVFRIALLEAIKTTGLLGGKIPPLLLDAYSMDTGTMSLIINGRDARGKAEAVFSQLYHLPAGYPSTEDMRFMQQLAGYIAQRSASIVAASVFALWELKNEAEQNVLNNLEPESPFSEETALELMMEQTTVGYTGSVLECFPGYKETLQRYLDQLMMSSGHDLKGRRIDLVPAKESSLLGAAVSLAGVVEEERMGLNEKKGIA, encoded by the exons ATGGCATCCCTCAAGCTATTAATCATAAACGCCCTCAAATCGCTCTCGCGAGGCAGGTCCTTCCTGCAAGCTTTACTTGCCCTTTGGATCAGCCCCAAGTCCAACCCCAACAAACTCAAAAAGATCAAAGTATTTCGAAGGACCAGGGAGGAGTTTCTTAAagaggccaagaagctcCTTCTCGGACCGATCGGCAGCAATCACTTCATCAAAAACAGCGGCCCAACCCCAGACGACCCTCTTTTGTTACTCtccaagaagctcgaggcACAATTCAGACAAGGCTTACAGACCAGCCCAGCATGTATGCTTCCCTCATACAACCACCAACTACCTGGCGGACACGAAAGTGGCCAGTATCTGGCGGTCGACATTGGTGGCTCGACACTTCGCGTGGGTGTGGTGGACCTGAAGGGCCGACAAACCACAGATGATGACGACAGCACCATTGTCCATATGGACAGCTACAAAATCGACAGGAACGTCCGATTGCTTCGAGGGGCATTTTTCTTCAAGTGGATGGCTCGGAAAGTAGAGACAAGCTTGAAGAAAGCAATTGACGCTGGGCACATTTCGAAAGCGGAATATGAGTTGGGAAACCCAATGCCAATGGGTTTGGCGTGGAGCTTCCCTCTAGA GCAAACATCGCCCAATGGAGGAAACATCTGTCCCATGGGCAAGAGTTTTCTTGCATGCGACGGACTGATGGGACAGGACTTGGGTGCCACCTGTAACAAGATTCTCCAAGAACTCCGAGTAAACGTCGAGGTTGTCTCGATAGTCAACGATTCCAACGCCACTTTGCTTTCGTCGGCATATTCCAGCCCATCGGCACGCTTCGGACTGATTCTTGGAACTGGCGTCAACATTGCTGCCCACCTTCCGGTAAATCTGATTGGAAAATCCAAATTTGGGGAACGACCCGACAGTTGGTATGAGCAAGCGAGCCATGTCATGGTCAACACCGAGTTGGGCATGTTTGGCCGTGACATTTTGCCCCTGACGCGATGGGACAAGATACTCAAAGCCGGACACGAAAGGCCCGACTTCCAGCCGCTTGAGCATCTGGTAAGTGGGTACTACCTCGGTGAGGTGTTCCGAATTGCCTTATTGGAGGCGATCAAGACGACGGGTCTGTTGGGAGGAAAGATTCCACCACTGTTGTTGGATGCGTATTCGATGGATACGGGAACCATGTCATTAATCATCAA TGGACGAGATGCCAGAGGAAAAGCCGAAGCGGTCTTTTCACAGCTCTACCACCTACCAGCCGGTTATCCCAGCACCGAGGACATGCGGTTCATGCAGCAACTAGCGGGTTATATCGCCCAGCGATCGGCTTCCATCGTCGCTGCCTCGGTGTTTGCGTTGTGGGAGCTAAAGAATGAGGCCGAACAAAACGTTCTGAACAACCTTGAGCCCGAGTCACCATTTAGCGAGGAGACAGCATTAGAGTTAATGATGGAGCAGACCACGGTAGGGTATACCGGATCGGTTCTGGAATGTTTTCCGGGTTACAAGGAGACACTGCAAAGATATTTGGACCAGCTGATGATGTCTTCGGGGCACGATTTGAAGGGGCGGAGGATAGACTTGGTTCCGGCAAAGGAGAGTTCACTGCTTGGAGCGGCCGTGTCGTTGGCGGGtgttgtggaggaggagaggatggggttgaatgagaagaagggcatAGCGTAG
- the qde-2 gene encoding post-transcriptional silencing protein QDE-2 → MSDNRGGRGGRGGGGRGGGGGGGGRGGGQQGGGGGRGGGYQGSGGGGGRGGGYQGGGGGDRGGRGGGYQGGGGGGFQGGGGRGGRGGGFQGGGGGGRGGFGGGQGAGGYEPPPPDVYKGIDGRGAPEPDAQITKLEDDWIKKHVSDNLVTSMSKLSLSEKEKANNLPVRPGHGTMGEKVKLWANYFKINIKSPAIYRYTIKVAATEEKLGKEAEVASKKVEVVVGKLLKQIEANVKSVAIASDFKVHLVTTTKLKVPENRIFEVTWTEPSSNQNLPSKPQTWVVKVEESVETCDFGKVLNELTTLDPKLDGDFPKYNVELDALNTIVTHHARADDNVAVVGRGRFFAIGDDLIEQVRPHDSPLVILRGYFASVRPATGRLLLNTNITHGVFRPGVKLAQLFQELGLDVMDKCNAWNEVTKNQLNDKMRRVHKVLAKGRVELNAPFLIDGKIVYKKCYRTLNGIANRGDERGKQKDGKEVRYPPLFGIPGVQVGGPTSCQFYLRARETKDGAAPPPTPGLPSNAYITVANYYKQRYGITANASLPLVNVGTKEKAIYVLAEFCTLVKGRSVKAKLTANEADNMIKFACRAPSLNAQSIVTKGRQTLGLDKSLTLGKFKVSIDKELITVVGRELKPPMLTYSGNKTVEPQDGGWLMKFVKVARPCRKIEKWTYLELKGSKANEGVPQAMTAFAEFLNRTGIPINPRFSPGMSMSVPGSEKEFFAKVKELMSSHQFVVVLLPRKDVAIYNMVKRAADITFGVHTVCCVAEKFLSTKGQLGYFANVGLKVNLKFGGTNHNIKTPIPLLAKGKTMVVGYDVTHPTNLAAGQSPASAPSIVGLVSTIDQHLGQWPAMVWNNPHGQESMTEQFTDKFKTRLELWRSNPANNRSLPENILIFRDGVSEGQFQMVIKDELPLVRAACKLVYPAGKLPRITLIVSVKRHQTRFFPTDPKHIHFKSKSPKEGTVVDRGVTNVRYWDFFLQAHASLQGTARSAHYTVLVDEIFRADYGNKAADTLEQLTHDMCYLFGRATKAVSICPPAYYADLVCDRARIHQKELFDALDENDSVKTDDFARWGNSGAVHPNLRNSMYYI, encoded by the exons ATGTCTGACAATCGTGGCGGTCGTGGAGGtcgtggcggcggtggtcgcggcggcggcggcggcggcggaggccgTGGAGGTGGTCAGCaaggcggcggtggaggccGTGGAGGTGGTTACcaaggcagcggcggcggtggaggccGTGGCGGCGGTTATcaaggcggtggcggcggtgaccGTGGAGGCCGTGGCGGCGGTTATcaaggcggtggtggcggtggtttccaaggcggcggtggaaggggtggccgtggcggcggtttccaaggcggcggcggcggcggccgtgGTGGCTTCGGCGGAGGACAGGGCGCGGGAGGATACGAACCCCCTCCACCGGATGTCTACAA GGGAATTGACGGTCGTGGTGCCCCCGAGCCTGACGCCCAGATCACCAAACTCGAGGATGATTGGATCAAGAAGCACGTCAGCGACAATCTGGTCACTTCCATGAGCAAGCTTTCGCTcagcgagaaggagaaagccAACAACTTGCCGGTTCGCCCTGGCCATGGTACCATGGGCGAGAAGGTGAAGCTTTGGGCCAACTATTTCAAAATCAACATCAAATCACCAGCCATTTACAGGTACACCATCAAAGTTGCCGCCACCGAGGAAAAGCTCGGAAAGGAAGCTGAGGTCGCATCCAAGaaagtggaggtggtggttgggaaACTGCTCAAGCAGATCGAAGCCAACGTGAAATCCGTGGCGATTGCCAGCGATTTCAAAGTGCACCTGGTGACGACCACCAAGCTCAAAGTTCCCGAGAACCGCATCTTTGAGGTGACGTGGACCGAGCCGAGTTCCAACCAAAACCTGCCCAGCAAGCCCCAGACTTGGGTGGtcaaggtggaggagagtgTCGAAACCTGCGATTTCGGCAAGGTGCTGAACGAGCTCACGACACTTGATCCCAAGCTCGACGGAGACTTTCCCAAGTACAATGTGGAGCTCGATGCCCTCAACACCATTGTGACTCATCATGCCCGCGCCGACGACAATGTTGCGGTggtgggaaggggaaggtttTTTGCCATTGGTGATGACCTCATTGAACAAGTGCGGCCCCATGACTCCCCTTTGGTCATCTTGCGAGGATATTTTGCCAGCGTCCGTCCAGCTACCGGAAGACTTTTACTCAATACCAACATCACGCATGGTGTCTTCCGTCCTGGGGTCAAACTTGCACAGCTGTTTCAGGAACTTGGACTTGACGTAATGGACAAATGCAATGCCTGGAACGAAGTAACCAAAAATCAGCTCAACGACAAGATGCGCAGAGTTCACAAGGTCCTGGCTAAGGGCCGTGTCGAGTTGAATGCCCCATTCCTTATTGATGGAAAGATTGTTTATAAAAAATGTTACCGCACGCTCAATGGCATTGCTAACCGTGGCGACGAAAGGGGGAAGCAAAAGGATGGTAAAGAAGTCCGATATCCGCCCTTGTTCGGGATTCCGGGTGTCCAGGTTGGCGGCCCGACCTCTTGTCAGTTCTACTTGCGTGCGCGAGAGACAAAGGATGGCGCTGCCCCTCCTCCGACTCCCGGCCTGCCGAGCAACGCGTACATCACGGTAGCGAACTATTATAAACAACGGTACGGAATAACCGCCAATGCTTCGCTTCCTCTGGTCAACGTTGGCACCAAGGAAAAGGCGATTTACGTCTTGGCCGAGTTTTGTACGCTGGTCAAAGGCCGTTCCGTCAAGGCTAAGCTGACAGCCAACGAGGCGGACAACATGATTAAGTTTGCTTGCAGAGCTCCTTCGCTGAACGCTCAGTCTATCGTGACGAAAGGCAGACAGACACTTGGTCTTGATAAAAGCCTGACGCTTGGCAAGTTCAAGGTTTCGATCGACAAGGAGCTGATCACCGTTGTCGGGCGTGAGCTCAAGCCTCCGATGCTTACGTACAGCGGTAACAAGACGGTAGAGCCGCAGGACGGCGGGTGGTTGATGAAGTTTGTCAAGGTCGCCAGACCTTGCCGCAAGATTGAGAAGTGGACATACTTGGAACTGAAGGGTTCCAAGGCAAACGAAGGGGTGCCGCAAGCTATGACCGCTTTTGCCGAATTCTTGAACAGAACGGGCATCCCGATTAACCCCAGGTTCTCGCCGGGCATGAGCATGTCAGTTCCAGGGAGCGAAAAAGAGTTCTTTGCCAAAGTGAAGGAACTCATGAGCTCGCACCAATTTGTGGTGGTTCTTTTACCCAGAAAGGATGTTGCGATCTACAATATGGTGAAGCGGGCTGCCGATATCACATTTGGCGTTCACACAGTCTGTTGTGTAGCCGAAAAGTTCCTTAGCACTAAGGGGCAGCTGGGGTATTTTGCCAACGTCGGCCTCAAGGTCAACCTCAAGTTTGGCGGCACCAATCACAATATCAAGACGCCCATTCCTTTGCTCGCCAAGGGGAAGACGATGGTGGTGGGCTATGATGTCACCCATCCGACCAATCTAGCGGCTGGACAATCGCCTGCATCGGCTCCCAGTATTGTCGGCCTGGTCTCAACCATCGACCAACACCTTGGACAATGGCCTGCAATGGTTTGGAACAACCCGCACGGCCAGGAGTCCATGACGGAACAGTTTACGGACAAGTTCAAGACGCGTCTGGAACTATGGCGCAGCAATCCCGCAAACAACCGCAGTCTCCCCGAGAATATCCTGATTTTCCGCGATGGCGTCTCCGAGGGACAGTTCCAGATGGTCATCAAGGACGAGCTACCCCTGGTTCGCGCCGCCTGCAAGCTGGTGTATCCAGCTGGCAAGCTACCGCGTATTACGCTGATTGTCTCTGTCAAGCGCCACCAGACTCGCTTCTTCCCAACGGACCCGAAGCATATTCACTTCAAGTCCAAGAGCCCCAAGGAGGGTACTGTGGTTGACCGCGGCGTGACCAACGTCCGCTATTGGGACTTCTTTTTGCAGGCGCACGCGTCGCTCCAGGGCACGGCCCGCTCGGCTCACTACACAGTTCTGGTGGATGAGATTTTCAGGGCCGACTATGGAAACAAGGCGGCCGACACGCTGGAGCAGCTGACGCATGACATGTGTTATCTCTTTGGACGAGCCACCAAGGCTGTCAGTATCTGCCCGCCTGCGTACTATGCCGACTTGGTGTGCGACCGGGCGCGTATCCATCAGAAGGAGCTCTTTGACGCCCTCGATGAAAACGATAGCGTTAAGACCGATGATTTCGCAAGATGGGGTAACTCCGGGGCTGTTCATCCCAACCTTAGGAACTCCATGTACTATATCTAG
- the qde-2 gene encoding post-transcriptional silencing protein QDE-2, variant: MSDNRGGRGGRGGGGRGGGGGGGGRGGGQQGGGGGRGGGYQGSGGGGGRGGGYQGGGGGGFQGGGGRGGRGGGFQGGGGGGRGGFGGGQGAGGYEPPPPDVYKGIDGRGAPEPDAQITKLEDDWIKKHVSDNLVTSMSKLSLSEKEKANNLPVRPGHGTMGEKVKLWANYFKINIKSPAIYRYTIKVAATEEKLGKEAEVASKKVEVVVGKLLKQIEANVKSVAIASDFKVHLVTTTKLKVPENRIFEVTWTEPSSNQNLPSKPQTWVVKVEESVETCDFGKVLNELTTLDPKLDGDFPKYNVELDALNTIVTHHARADDNVAVVGRGRFFAIGDDLIEQVRPHDSPLVILRGYFASVRPATGRLLLNTNITHGVFRPGVKLAQLFQELGLDVMDKCNAWNEVTKNQLNDKMRRVHKVLAKGRVELNAPFLIDGKIVYKKCYRTLNGIANRGDERGKQKDGKEVRYPPLFGIPGVQVGGPTSCQFYLRARETKDGAAPPPTPGLPSNAYITVANYYKQRYGITANASLPLVNVGTKEKAIYVLAEFCTLVKGRSVKAKLTANEADNMIKFACRAPSLNAQSIVTKGRQTLGLDKSLTLGKFKVSIDKELITVVGRELKPPMLTYSGNKTVEPQDGGWLMKFVKVARPCRKIEKWTYLELKGSKANEGVPQAMTAFAEFLNRTGIPINPRFSPGMSMSVPGSEKEFFAKVKELMSSHQFVVVLLPRKDVAIYNMVKRAADITFGVHTVCCVAEKFLSTKGQLGYFANVGLKVNLKFGGTNHNIKTPIPLLAKGKTMVVGYDVTHPTNLAAGQSPASAPSIVGLVSTIDQHLGQWPAMVWNNPHGQESMTEQFTDKFKTRLELWRSNPANNRSLPENILIFRDGVSEGQFQMVIKDELPLVRAACKLVYPAGKLPRITLIVSVKRHQTRFFPTDPKHIHFKSKSPKEGTVVDRGVTNVRYWDFFLQAHASLQGTARSAHYTVLVDEIFRADYGNKAADTLEQLTHDMCYLFGRATKAVSICPPAYYADLVCDRARIHQKELFDALDENDSVKTDDFARWGNSGAVHPNLRNSMYYI; this comes from the exons ATGTCTGACAATCGTGGCGGTCGTGGAGGtcgtggcggcggtggtcgcggcggcggcggcggcggcggaggccgTGGAGGTGGTCAGCaaggcggcggtggaggccGTGGAGGTGGTTACcaaggcagcggcggcggtggaggccGTGGCGGCGGTTATcaag gcggtggtggcggtggtttccaaggcggcggtggaaggggtggccgtggcggcggtttccaaggcggcggcggcggcggccgtgGTGGCTTCGGCGGAGGACAGGGCGCGGGAGGATACGAACCCCCTCCACCGGATGTCTACAA GGGAATTGACGGTCGTGGTGCCCCCGAGCCTGACGCCCAGATCACCAAACTCGAGGATGATTGGATCAAGAAGCACGTCAGCGACAATCTGGTCACTTCCATGAGCAAGCTTTCGCTcagcgagaaggagaaagccAACAACTTGCCGGTTCGCCCTGGCCATGGTACCATGGGCGAGAAGGTGAAGCTTTGGGCCAACTATTTCAAAATCAACATCAAATCACCAGCCATTTACAGGTACACCATCAAAGTTGCCGCCACCGAGGAAAAGCTCGGAAAGGAAGCTGAGGTCGCATCCAAGaaagtggaggtggtggttgggaaACTGCTCAAGCAGATCGAAGCCAACGTGAAATCCGTGGCGATTGCCAGCGATTTCAAAGTGCACCTGGTGACGACCACCAAGCTCAAAGTTCCCGAGAACCGCATCTTTGAGGTGACGTGGACCGAGCCGAGTTCCAACCAAAACCTGCCCAGCAAGCCCCAGACTTGGGTGGtcaaggtggaggagagtgTCGAAACCTGCGATTTCGGCAAGGTGCTGAACGAGCTCACGACACTTGATCCCAAGCTCGACGGAGACTTTCCCAAGTACAATGTGGAGCTCGATGCCCTCAACACCATTGTGACTCATCATGCCCGCGCCGACGACAATGTTGCGGTggtgggaaggggaaggtttTTTGCCATTGGTGATGACCTCATTGAACAAGTGCGGCCCCATGACTCCCCTTTGGTCATCTTGCGAGGATATTTTGCCAGCGTCCGTCCAGCTACCGGAAGACTTTTACTCAATACCAACATCACGCATGGTGTCTTCCGTCCTGGGGTCAAACTTGCACAGCTGTTTCAGGAACTTGGACTTGACGTAATGGACAAATGCAATGCCTGGAACGAAGTAACCAAAAATCAGCTCAACGACAAGATGCGCAGAGTTCACAAGGTCCTGGCTAAGGGCCGTGTCGAGTTGAATGCCCCATTCCTTATTGATGGAAAGATTGTTTATAAAAAATGTTACCGCACGCTCAATGGCATTGCTAACCGTGGCGACGAAAGGGGGAAGCAAAAGGATGGTAAAGAAGTCCGATATCCGCCCTTGTTCGGGATTCCGGGTGTCCAGGTTGGCGGCCCGACCTCTTGTCAGTTCTACTTGCGTGCGCGAGAGACAAAGGATGGCGCTGCCCCTCCTCCGACTCCCGGCCTGCCGAGCAACGCGTACATCACGGTAGCGAACTATTATAAACAACGGTACGGAATAACCGCCAATGCTTCGCTTCCTCTGGTCAACGTTGGCACCAAGGAAAAGGCGATTTACGTCTTGGCCGAGTTTTGTACGCTGGTCAAAGGCCGTTCCGTCAAGGCTAAGCTGACAGCCAACGAGGCGGACAACATGATTAAGTTTGCTTGCAGAGCTCCTTCGCTGAACGCTCAGTCTATCGTGACGAAAGGCAGACAGACACTTGGTCTTGATAAAAGCCTGACGCTTGGCAAGTTCAAGGTTTCGATCGACAAGGAGCTGATCACCGTTGTCGGGCGTGAGCTCAAGCCTCCGATGCTTACGTACAGCGGTAACAAGACGGTAGAGCCGCAGGACGGCGGGTGGTTGATGAAGTTTGTCAAGGTCGCCAGACCTTGCCGCAAGATTGAGAAGTGGACATACTTGGAACTGAAGGGTTCCAAGGCAAACGAAGGGGTGCCGCAAGCTATGACCGCTTTTGCCGAATTCTTGAACAGAACGGGCATCCCGATTAACCCCAGGTTCTCGCCGGGCATGAGCATGTCAGTTCCAGGGAGCGAAAAAGAGTTCTTTGCCAAAGTGAAGGAACTCATGAGCTCGCACCAATTTGTGGTGGTTCTTTTACCCAGAAAGGATGTTGCGATCTACAATATGGTGAAGCGGGCTGCCGATATCACATTTGGCGTTCACACAGTCTGTTGTGTAGCCGAAAAGTTCCTTAGCACTAAGGGGCAGCTGGGGTATTTTGCCAACGTCGGCCTCAAGGTCAACCTCAAGTTTGGCGGCACCAATCACAATATCAAGACGCCCATTCCTTTGCTCGCCAAGGGGAAGACGATGGTGGTGGGCTATGATGTCACCCATCCGACCAATCTAGCGGCTGGACAATCGCCTGCATCGGCTCCCAGTATTGTCGGCCTGGTCTCAACCATCGACCAACACCTTGGACAATGGCCTGCAATGGTTTGGAACAACCCGCACGGCCAGGAGTCCATGACGGAACAGTTTACGGACAAGTTCAAGACGCGTCTGGAACTATGGCGCAGCAATCCCGCAAACAACCGCAGTCTCCCCGAGAATATCCTGATTTTCCGCGATGGCGTCTCCGAGGGACAGTTCCAGATGGTCATCAAGGACGAGCTACCCCTGGTTCGCGCCGCCTGCAAGCTGGTGTATCCAGCTGGCAAGCTACCGCGTATTACGCTGATTGTCTCTGTCAAGCGCCACCAGACTCGCTTCTTCCCAACGGACCCGAAGCATATTCACTTCAAGTCCAAGAGCCCCAAGGAGGGTACTGTGGTTGACCGCGGCGTGACCAACGTCCGCTATTGGGACTTCTTTTTGCAGGCGCACGCGTCGCTCCAGGGCACGGCCCGCTCGGCTCACTACACAGTTCTGGTGGATGAGATTTTCAGGGCCGACTATGGAAACAAGGCGGCCGACACGCTGGAGCAGCTGACGCATGACATGTGTTATCTCTTTGGACGAGCCACCAAGGCTGTCAGTATCTGCCCGCCTGCGTACTATGCCGACTTGGTGTGCGACCGGGCGCGTATCCATCAGAAGGAGCTCTTTGACGCCCTCGATGAAAACGATAGCGTTAAGACCGATGATTTCGCAAGATGGGGTAACTCCGGGGCTGTTCATCCCAACCTTAGGAACTCCATGTACTATATCTAG